A genomic region of Klebsiella sp. RIT-PI-d contains the following coding sequences:
- the hisIE gene encoding bifunctional phosphoribosyl-AMP cyclohydrolase/phosphoribosyl-ATP diphosphatase HisIE: MLTEQQRGQLDWQKTDGLLPVVIQHAVSGEVLMLGYMDQDALAKTEETGNVTFFSRTKQRLWTKGETSGHFLNVVSITPDCDNDTLLVLVNPIGPTCHKGTSSCFGEASHQWLFLYQLEQLLAERKTADPASSYTAKLYASGTKRIAQKVGEEGVETALAATVHDREELTNEASDLMYHLLVLLQDQELDLTAVIENLRARHQ; encoded by the coding sequence ATGTTAACTGAGCAACAACGCGGGCAGCTGGACTGGCAAAAAACTGACGGGCTGCTGCCGGTAGTCATCCAGCATGCGGTATCCGGCGAGGTGTTAATGCTGGGCTATATGGATCAGGACGCGCTGGCGAAAACCGAAGAAACCGGCAACGTCACCTTCTTCTCGCGCACGAAGCAGCGCTTATGGACCAAGGGCGAAACCTCCGGCCATTTCCTGAACGTGGTGAGTATCACGCCGGATTGCGATAACGATACCTTGCTGGTGCTGGTCAATCCGATTGGGCCGACCTGCCATAAAGGCACGTCCAGCTGCTTTGGCGAGGCCAGCCACCAGTGGCTGTTCCTGTATCAGCTTGAGCAGTTGCTGGCAGAGAGAAAAACTGCCGATCCGGCCAGCTCTTATACCGCCAAACTGTATGCCAGCGGCACGAAGCGTATTGCGCAAAAGGTTGGAGAAGAAGGGGTGGAAACGGCACTGGCCGCGACGGTGCATGACCGTGAAGAACTGACAAACGAGGCGTCGGATTTGATGTATCACCTGCTGGTGCTGCTACAGGATCAGGAGCTGGATTTAACGGCGGTGATTGAGAATTTGCGGGCACGGCATCAGTAA
- the hisF gene encoding imidazole glycerol phosphate synthase subunit HisF, with protein sequence MLAKRIIPCLDVREGQVVKGVQFRNHEIIGDIVPLAQRYAAEGADELVFYDITASSDGRVVDKSWVSRVAEVIDIPFCVAGGIKSVDDAAQILSFGADKISVNSPALADPELITRLADRFGVQCIVVGIDTWFDEHTGKYHVNQYTGDESRTRVTTWETLDWVQEVQKRGAGEIVLNMMNQDGVRNGYDIEQLKKVRDVCHVPLIASGGAGTMEHFHEVFRDADVDGALAASVFHKQIINIGELKAFLITQGVEIRVC encoded by the coding sequence ATGCTGGCAAAACGGATAATCCCCTGCCTCGATGTACGTGAAGGCCAGGTGGTAAAAGGTGTGCAGTTCCGCAATCATGAAATTATTGGCGATATCGTTCCGCTGGCTCAGCGCTACGCGGCTGAAGGCGCAGACGAACTGGTGTTCTACGATATCACCGCCTCAAGCGACGGCCGCGTAGTCGACAAAAGCTGGGTTTCACGCGTGGCGGAGGTGATCGATATTCCCTTCTGTGTCGCAGGTGGGATCAAATCGGTTGATGACGCGGCGCAAATTCTTTCATTTGGCGCGGATAAAATTTCTGTCAACTCTCCTGCTCTGGCCGATCCTGAGCTGATCACCCGCCTGGCCGATCGCTTTGGCGTTCAGTGCATCGTGGTCGGCATCGATACCTGGTTTGATGAGCACACCGGTAAATATCACGTCAATCAATATACCGGCGATGAATCGCGCACCCGTGTCACCACCTGGGAAACGCTGGACTGGGTACAGGAAGTCCAGAAACGGGGCGCGGGCGAAATCGTTCTGAATATGATGAATCAGGATGGCGTCCGTAACGGCTATGATATTGAGCAATTAAAAAAAGTGCGCGACGTCTGCCATGTTCCCCTCATCGCCTCCGGCGGCGCGGGAACAATGGAGCATTTTCATGAGGTCTTCCGCGACGCTGACGTAGACGGCGCACTGGCCGCCTCCGTTTTTCACAAACAAATTATTAATATTGGTGAATTAAAAGCGTTTCTGATTACCCAGGGCGTGGAGATACGAGTATGTTAA